One window from the genome of Jeotgalibaca sp. MA1X17-3 encodes:
- a CDS encoding lipopolysaccharide assembly protein LapA domain-containing protein, whose product MKNQWRLVAGILLILLIITFAVINVESVPVNFGFGKVTAPLIIIIFVSLLFGSLLTLLVSTTSSARNHKELRSMKQLVSQKDVQKEEAITHTKAEYEGKITNLENNLVQKDNKIKSLENELVNQVTFDSQMNSTDSTVERNRNNTLL is encoded by the coding sequence ATGAAAAATCAGTGGAGGTTAGTTGCTGGTATTTTATTAATTCTTTTAATTATTACGTTTGCAGTTATAAATGTTGAAAGTGTTCCAGTCAACTTTGGGTTTGGAAAAGTTACTGCTCCTTTAATCATTATCATTTTTGTTTCCTTGCTCTTTGGAAGTCTATTAACTTTGTTGGTTTCCACAACGTCTTCAGCGCGAAACCATAAGGAGCTTCGTTCCATGAAACAGCTCGTTAGCCAAAAAGATGTACAAAAAGAAGAGGCAATCACTCATACCAAAGCCGAATATGAAGGAAAAATTACAAATTTAGAAAATAACTTAGTTCAAAAAGACAATAAAATCAAAAGTTTAGAAAACGAGCTAGTTAACCAAGTTACTTTTGATAGTCAAATGAATTCAACCGATTCTACTGTAGAACGAAATAGAAATAATACTCTACTGTAA